The Candidatus Manganitrophaceae bacterium genome has a segment encoding these proteins:
- the dnaB gene encoding replicative DNA helicase yields the protein MSPTEISIQKLPPQNLEAEQAVLAAILLDQQAINKVVEILRSDDFYKESHRKLFSALLELNESNEAVDMITLTEYLRVKGQLEAVGGASYLAEILNSVATAANVRLHAKIIHEKALLRNLISIATDIVTVGYESQGRVEDLLDHAERSIFAISDKKMQGTFVPMRELVKAGFEIIEKLAEQRLTGLPTGFKDLDKMTSGLQAGDLVIVAGRPSMGKTAFALGMAQNVAIKNRQTVGVFSLEMSKEQLVLRMLCSEARVDSHKIRSGYLGRPGNDNWQQLIRAAGKLSESPIFIDDSASMSILEMRAKARRLKAEHNLSLIIVDYLQLMRGREDADNRQQEISDISRSLKALAKELHVPVIALSQLSRAVESRPEKKKRPMLADLRESGAIEQDADVVLFIYREEVYDPCKCPRDGECICGRRGLAEIIIGKQRNGPIGDVPMAFIDRYTRFEDLADDHPKRLPAGMEL from the coding sequence ATGAGTCCGACAGAAATTTCGATTCAAAAGCTTCCCCCTCAGAACCTGGAGGCGGAGCAGGCGGTGTTGGCCGCAATTCTCCTCGATCAACAGGCGATTAATAAGGTCGTTGAGATCCTCCGGTCGGACGATTTCTACAAAGAGAGTCACCGGAAGCTTTTCTCCGCGCTGCTCGAGCTAAATGAGTCGAATGAGGCGGTGGATATGATCACCTTAACCGAATATCTTCGCGTCAAAGGACAGCTTGAAGCGGTCGGCGGAGCGTCCTACCTTGCGGAAATCCTCAACAGCGTCGCCACCGCGGCCAATGTCCGGCTGCATGCCAAGATCATTCATGAGAAAGCGTTGCTTCGAAATTTGATCAGCATTGCAACCGACATCGTGACCGTCGGTTATGAATCGCAGGGACGGGTGGAAGATCTGCTGGACCATGCCGAGCGGAGCATCTTTGCCATCTCCGACAAAAAGATGCAGGGAACCTTCGTTCCGATGCGAGAACTGGTGAAAGCGGGGTTCGAAATCATCGAGAAACTGGCGGAGCAGCGGCTGACCGGTCTTCCAACCGGATTTAAAGATCTGGATAAAATGACTTCCGGCCTCCAGGCGGGTGACTTGGTCATTGTGGCCGGCCGGCCCTCCATGGGAAAGACGGCGTTTGCGTTAGGGATGGCACAAAATGTCGCGATTAAGAACCGCCAAACGGTCGGTGTCTTCAGCTTGGAGATGTCGAAAGAGCAATTGGTTCTCCGCATGCTTTGTTCTGAGGCGCGGGTCGATTCGCACAAGATCCGTTCCGGTTATCTCGGGCGGCCGGGCAATGACAATTGGCAGCAACTGATTCGGGCGGCAGGAAAATTGAGTGAATCGCCGATCTTCATCGATGATTCCGCGTCAATGTCCATTCTGGAGATGCGGGCGAAGGCGCGCCGGCTGAAAGCGGAACACAATCTGAGTTTGATCATCGTCGATTATCTTCAATTGATGCGGGGTCGGGAAGATGCCGACAATCGTCAGCAAGAAATTTCTGATATCTCACGCTCTCTGAAGGCCTTGGCCAAAGAGCTCCACGTTCCGGTGATCGCCCTTTCCCAGCTTTCTCGCGCCGTCGAATCACGGCCGGAAAAAAAGAAGCGGCCGATGCTTGCCGACCTGCGAGAGTCGGGCGCGATTGAGCAGGATGCGGATGTCGTCCTCTTTATCTATCGCGAAGAGGTGTACGATCCTTGTAAATGTCCGCGGGACGGAGAGTGCATCTGCGGACGAAGAGGATTGGCGGAGATCATCATCGGAAAACAGCGCAACGGTCCCATCGGCGATGTCCCGATGGCTTTTATAGACCGCTATACGCGATTCGAAGATCTGGCCGACGACCATCCCAAACGGCTTCCCGCCGGAATGGAACTATAA
- the hisZ gene encoding ATP phosphoribosyltransferase regulatory subunit, protein MKLPGKPRTMIPKGVATFLPEGTAKRREIERQTLSIFSQWGYQEVITPIFEYLDVFSLGVGEELLNRAYKFVDRATGRLMVLRPDVTPQIARIAATLLSDQPLPLRLCYSANVFRHEEEHAGREREIHQIGGELIGPSDAEADAETISLAIEILQKLGLKKFKIALGQMAFTRGVLQPFESSPASFKRILGAVAKKDASHLEALMKEAQVGAGVQKQVLALLELFGGEEVFDAAKRLSTRPACKAALRRLHEVYLILKQAGHEESLLIDLSEVRGFDYYTGTIFEIFADGIGAELGGGGRYDALLEKFGTPSSSTGFALHLERVQCVLEQASGNGNDYASADFLILHAGDASSEAIALSRQLRREGYRVIRRNGFRGDVEPCLADARKQKVAKILLLPGGRDKTIRSIDVQTGRQQRQDEPDLLAWLKSS, encoded by the coding sequence ATGAAACTGCCCGGTAAGCCAAGAACAATGATTCCCAAAGGGGTGGCCACTTTTCTTCCGGAGGGAACCGCCAAGCGCCGGGAGATCGAGCGACAAACCCTCTCGATCTTCTCCCAATGGGGCTATCAAGAGGTCATTACCCCGATCTTTGAATACCTCGATGTCTTTTCATTGGGTGTGGGTGAGGAACTGCTCAATCGTGCCTATAAATTTGTCGACCGTGCAACCGGTCGATTGATGGTTCTCCGTCCCGATGTGACACCTCAGATCGCCCGGATCGCGGCGACGCTTCTCTCCGATCAACCGTTGCCGCTCCGGCTCTGTTATTCGGCCAATGTCTTCCGCCATGAGGAGGAGCATGCCGGAAGGGAGCGCGAAATCCATCAGATCGGCGGGGAGTTGATCGGTCCCTCCGATGCTGAAGCCGATGCGGAAACGATCTCGCTTGCCATTGAGATTTTGCAGAAACTGGGGTTGAAGAAATTTAAGATTGCCCTTGGACAGATGGCATTCACCCGGGGGGTGCTTCAGCCGTTTGAATCATCGCCCGCCTCTTTTAAGCGAATCTTAGGGGCGGTTGCGAAGAAAGATGCATCCCATTTGGAAGCATTAATGAAGGAAGCGCAGGTCGGAGCCGGGGTCCAGAAACAGGTCCTTGCTCTGCTTGAGCTTTTTGGCGGCGAAGAGGTCTTCGATGCTGCAAAGCGGCTCTCGACGCGCCCCGCCTGCAAAGCGGCGCTTCGGAGACTTCATGAGGTTTATCTGATCTTAAAGCAGGCGGGGCATGAAGAATCGTTGTTGATTGATCTGAGCGAGGTCCGCGGCTTCGATTATTATACCGGAACGATTTTCGAGATTTTTGCCGACGGCATCGGCGCGGAGTTGGGGGGCGGGGGGCGGTATGACGCTCTGTTGGAAAAGTTCGGTACCCCCTCCTCCTCCACCGGTTTTGCGCTCCATCTCGAGCGGGTTCAGTGTGTGCTGGAGCAGGCATCGGGAAACGGCAACGATTATGCGTCGGCCGATTTTCTCATCCTCCATGCCGGCGACGCCTCCTCGGAGGCGATCGCGCTTTCCCGCCAACTTCGCCGGGAAGGCTATCGCGTGATCCGCCGAAACGGATTCCGCGGCGATGTCGAACCTTGTTTGGCCGATGCGCGCAAGCAAAAGGTCGCTAAGATTCTTCTCCTTCCGGGTGGACGTGACAAAACGATCCGCTCGATTGATGTTCAAACGGGACGACAGCAGCGCCAGGATGAGCCTGATCTTCTGGCGTGGCTGAAATCTTCCTAG
- a CDS encoding phosphoglycerate dehydrogenase: MKVLISDSLSERGVEILKKAGLAVDVKTKLTPAQLIEEIPNYDALIIRSGTKVTKEVIGAAKNLKVIGRAGSGLDNVDLPAATKRGIVVMNTPGGNTVTTAEHTFSLLMSMARQTPQANASVKSGKWEKNKFMGIELFNKTIGIIGIGQIGSYVAKLAQGANMTVIAYDAFLSPENARKLGVEVVDLDTLFSRADIITIHAPLTTETKYMINAAAIQKMKQGVRIINCARGGIVNETDLYEALKSGRVGAAAFDVFEKEPVDPSNPLLTLENFICTPHLGAATNEAQENVAWAIAEQVVDFLVRNVVRYAVNLPSISADLLPKVQPYVELAEKMGAFLGQTAEGGIEKVTIEYHGEAADLQTSPITLAAVKGLLAPILEETVNYVNAPSIAKERGIEVNEAKSSDAGNFASLVTIRVKAGTQTKAVSGTIFNKKEPRFIEIDSMSLEVIPEGDMLYLFNEDKPGVIGGIGQLLAKNQINISRMQLGREKPGGKAISVVGIDGVVSPQVLQEIKALPHVLSVKRVKL; encoded by the coding sequence ATGAAAGTATTGATCAGTGATTCCCTTTCCGAGCGGGGGGTCGAGATTTTAAAGAAGGCCGGCCTTGCGGTCGATGTCAAAACGAAGCTGACGCCGGCCCAGTTGATTGAAGAGATCCCGAATTATGACGCGCTCATCATCCGGAGTGGGACGAAGGTGACGAAAGAGGTGATTGGCGCGGCAAAAAACCTGAAAGTCATCGGCCGGGCCGGATCGGGGCTCGATAATGTCGACCTCCCTGCCGCGACGAAGCGGGGCATTGTCGTCATGAACACTCCGGGTGGAAATACCGTCACCACCGCCGAGCACACCTTCTCCCTGCTGATGTCGATGGCCCGCCAGACCCCCCAGGCCAACGCGTCGGTCAAGTCGGGCAAGTGGGAAAAAAATAAGTTCATGGGGATCGAGCTTTTCAATAAAACGATCGGAATCATCGGGATCGGGCAGATCGGAAGCTATGTCGCCAAGCTTGCACAGGGGGCGAACATGACCGTCATCGCCTATGATGCCTTTCTCTCTCCGGAGAATGCCCGAAAGTTGGGGGTGGAAGTGGTCGATCTCGATACCCTCTTCTCCCGGGCCGATATCATTACCATCCATGCTCCGTTGACCACCGAGACGAAATATATGATCAACGCGGCGGCGATTCAGAAAATGAAGCAAGGCGTTCGGATCATCAACTGTGCTCGCGGCGGGATTGTCAATGAGACCGACCTTTATGAAGCTTTAAAAAGTGGGCGCGTTGGGGCGGCGGCATTTGACGTCTTCGAAAAAGAGCCGGTCGATCCCTCCAACCCGCTTCTGACCCTTGAGAATTTTATCTGCACGCCGCATCTGGGCGCCGCCACCAACGAGGCTCAGGAGAATGTGGCCTGGGCCATCGCGGAGCAGGTGGTCGATTTCCTTGTTCGGAACGTGGTCCGTTATGCGGTCAACCTTCCCTCTATCTCGGCCGATCTGCTTCCGAAGGTTCAGCCGTATGTCGAGCTGGCGGAAAAGATGGGGGCTTTTCTCGGTCAAACGGCGGAAGGGGGAATCGAGAAGGTGACGATCGAGTACCACGGCGAGGCAGCCGACCTTCAGACCAGCCCGATTACGCTCGCGGCGGTGAAGGGACTGCTTGCACCGATCTTGGAAGAGACGGTGAATTATGTCAACGCGCCGAGCATCGCGAAGGAGCGGGGCATCGAGGTCAATGAGGCCAAGAGCAGCGATGCGGGGAATTTCGCGAGCCTGGTCACGATCCGCGTGAAAGCCGGAACGCAGACCAAGGCGGTCTCCGGAACGATTTTTAATAAAAAGGAGCCGCGCTTCATTGAGATTGATTCGATGTCTCTGGAAGTCATTCCGGAAGGGGATATGCTCTACCTCTTCAATGAGGACAAGCCGGGGGTGATCGGCGGGATCGGTCAGCTTCTTGCCAAAAATCAGATCAATATCTCCCGGATGCAGCTCGGGAGAGAGAAGCCGGGCGGCAAAGCGATCTCGGTCGTCGGTATCGACGGGGTGGTCTCACCGCAGGTTCTCCAAGAGATCAAGGCGCTTCCTCACGTCCTTTCCGTCAAGCGGGTGAAACTGTAA
- a CDS encoding alanine--glyoxylate aminotransferase family protein, protein MKKYLLAPGPTQVSPEVLLAMAQPILHHRAPEFAKILERVKQDLKWLFQTQNDVLIIASSGTGGMEGSVTNFLSPGDKALFVNGGKFGERWGKICSAYGVKAEEIKVEWGYAVKPEQIKAALQKDPSIKAVFTQANETSTGVAHPIREIGEVVKQFEGTLMVVDAVSAMGVFDIQTDAWGLDIVVTGSQKALALPPGLAFVSVSEKAWRQSEKAKNAKFYFNFKKEREALAKNQTAYTPAVSLILGLDQSLQMLKAEGLQNVFTRQGLLAKATREAMKGLGLSLFPKEYPSDAVTAIESPQGYDGQAIYKDLRVKYGITAAGGQDQLKGKVFRISTMGYTDTFDIITAVAAVEMVLKGMGHPLKLGTGVGIAQEILLKK, encoded by the coding sequence ATGAAGAAGTACCTCTTGGCGCCGGGCCCGACGCAGGTTTCTCCCGAAGTTCTCTTGGCCATGGCTCAGCCGATTTTGCATCACCGTGCCCCTGAATTTGCGAAAATCCTTGAGCGGGTTAAACAAGATTTGAAATGGCTTTTTCAGACGCAGAACGATGTCCTGATTATCGCCTCCTCGGGGACCGGCGGGATGGAAGGATCGGTCACCAACTTTCTCTCTCCCGGCGACAAGGCGCTCTTCGTCAACGGCGGAAAGTTCGGCGAACGCTGGGGAAAGATTTGCAGCGCCTATGGCGTGAAGGCGGAGGAGATTAAGGTCGAGTGGGGATATGCGGTCAAGCCGGAGCAGATCAAGGCGGCGCTCCAGAAAGATCCGTCGATCAAAGCGGTCTTCACCCAAGCGAATGAGACCTCGACCGGCGTGGCCCACCCGATCCGAGAGATCGGCGAAGTGGTCAAACAGTTTGAAGGGACGTTGATGGTCGTCGATGCCGTCTCGGCGATGGGGGTCTTCGACATTCAGACCGATGCATGGGGCCTCGACATCGTCGTGACCGGCTCGCAGAAAGCATTGGCCCTCCCTCCGGGATTGGCCTTCGTCTCCGTTTCCGAAAAGGCGTGGCGTCAGTCGGAGAAGGCGAAGAACGCCAAGTTCTATTTTAACTTTAAGAAGGAGCGGGAAGCGCTGGCGAAAAACCAAACCGCTTATACCCCGGCGGTTTCACTTATCCTCGGTTTGGATCAGTCGCTTCAAATGCTAAAAGCCGAAGGGCTGCAAAATGTGTTTACTCGCCAGGGCCTTCTTGCCAAAGCAACACGGGAGGCGATGAAGGGCTTGGGGCTCTCCCTCTTTCCGAAGGAGTATCCGAGCGATGCGGTGACCGCGATTGAGTCACCCCAAGGATATGACGGCCAGGCGATCTATAAAGATCTTCGCGTCAAATATGGGATCACGGCGGCAGGGGGACAGGATCAGCTCAAGGGGAAGGTCTTCCGGATTTCCACGATGGGATATACCGACACGTTTGATATCATCACTGCGGTCGCGGCGGTCGAAATGGTCCTGAAGGGGATGGGGCATCCTCTCAAGCTCGGAACCGGCGTCGGAATCGCGCAAGAAATTCTTTTGAAGAAATAG
- a CDS encoding N-acetylmuramoyl-L-alanine amidase — protein sequence MAKAKRAPRRLGSLIHFTPFFNPLILLMTILAILAAPPAIFPASDGDDLKEAESCRQSLKASPEKKKIRTHWERCIQKYKSSRPFMENDGRTMMQVARLYQELYLYSNRPQDLKEARDYYAAVAERSAHAPLGKEAQRQVTRIEKLLGSALAADSPQEKSPEKGPADSGETAVVSNIRHWAYPDYTRVVIDLNRAVSVDVEKTSSVLIVRLPKASLGELFRKSHIIPVRDGTLKQIEAKQKEPDAIELLLTFKQLGSYKVVPLSDPDRLVIDLFTKKQETNRATAEKETQDGRASAPSLLPSPPPFNVQMIVIDPGHGGKDPGAIGTSGLEEKEVVLDVSLRLRDLIQKRLKKKVVMTRDQDVFIPLDERTLLANSKKADLFVSVHANSSPKRNTQGIEVYFLGRASDDRAIDVAARENATSRKATLNLQEVILNDLERDFNLNESLEFAHFTEGAFVEHLIAKYPTSFLGVKRAPFYVLANTHMPAILAEISFLTNPTEEKRLRSNSYRQKIAESLFKGIERYLDSVKTSS from the coding sequence ATGGCTAAAGCCAAACGGGCCCCTCGGCGCCTTGGATCGTTGATCCATTTTACCCCCTTCTTTAATCCACTGATCCTCCTCATGACGATCCTTGCCATCCTCGCGGCTCCGCCGGCCATCTTCCCGGCATCTGACGGAGACGATCTCAAGGAGGCGGAGAGCTGCCGTCAATCTCTTAAGGCGAGTCCGGAGAAGAAGAAGATCCGCACCCACTGGGAGCGGTGCATTCAAAAATACAAATCATCGCGCCCCTTCATGGAGAATGACGGCCGGACGATGATGCAGGTCGCCCGCCTTTATCAAGAGCTCTATCTCTACTCCAACCGGCCGCAGGACCTCAAAGAAGCTCGGGACTATTATGCGGCGGTGGCTGAGAGATCGGCCCACGCTCCCCTCGGAAAAGAAGCGCAGCGTCAGGTCACCCGGATTGAAAAACTCCTGGGATCGGCACTCGCCGCCGACAGCCCCCAAGAAAAGAGTCCTGAGAAAGGTCCGGCCGATTCAGGAGAGACTGCCGTCGTCTCGAACATTCGGCATTGGGCCTACCCGGATTACACCCGGGTGGTGATCGACTTGAACCGCGCCGTCTCTGTCGACGTCGAGAAGACATCCTCCGTATTGATCGTTCGCCTTCCGAAGGCCTCTTTGGGAGAGCTTTTTCGGAAAAGTCATATCATTCCGGTAAGGGATGGCACGCTCAAGCAGATCGAGGCAAAGCAGAAAGAGCCGGATGCGATCGAGCTGCTCCTGACATTCAAACAGCTCGGCTCTTATAAGGTCGTCCCGCTCAGCGATCCGGACCGGCTGGTCATCGACCTTTTCACTAAAAAACAGGAGACGAACAGAGCGACGGCGGAGAAAGAAACTCAGGACGGGCGGGCGAGCGCCCCCTCCCTTCTTCCTTCGCCTCCCCCCTTCAATGTCCAGATGATCGTGATCGACCCTGGTCACGGCGGAAAAGATCCGGGTGCGATTGGAACCAGCGGCCTCGAGGAAAAGGAGGTGGTGCTCGACGTCTCCCTGCGTCTCCGAGATCTCATTCAAAAAAGACTGAAGAAAAAGGTCGTCATGACACGGGACCAAGATGTCTTCATTCCGCTCGACGAGCGGACCCTTCTCGCCAACTCGAAGAAAGCCGACCTTTTCGTCTCGGTTCACGCCAATTCGAGCCCGAAGAGAAACACGCAGGGGATTGAGGTTTACTTCCTTGGAAGGGCGAGCGACGACAGAGCGATCGATGTCGCCGCCCGGGAGAATGCGACCTCCCGGAAAGCGACCCTCAACCTTCAAGAGGTTATCTTAAACGATCTGGAACGAGATTTTAACCTGAATGAATCGCTGGAGTTCGCACACTTTACCGAGGGGGCGTTTGTGGAGCACCTAATCGCGAAGTATCCAACGTCTTTTCTCGGCGTGAAGCGGGCCCCTTTTTACGTTCTTGCAAACACGCATATGCCGGCCATCCTTGCAGAAATTTCATTTCTCACAAACCCGACGGAGGAAAAACGGCTCCGAAGCAACTCCTACCGGCAAAAAATAGCCGAGTCGCTGTTCAAAGGGATCGAACGTTACCTCGATTCGGTCAAAACCAGTTCATAG
- the truA gene encoding tRNA pseudouridine(38-40) synthase TruA, producing MTDRLIKLILEYDGTHYHGWQIQPHLVTIQGVLEQTLRQLTGHSVRLTGAGRTDAGVHARGQVAHFTPPVPFDLNTWVRGLNGLLPEDIAVRSAETVPPSFHARFSAKKKKYTYFIYPNRLRSPLHRRTAWHVFQPLDLLKIQEAGRLLLGRHDFTSFCAAKSEGDDRWVDLETLQVKEREDQIEINFEASRFLQYMVRNMVGLLVEVGRGRRRVEEVSAILAGRDRRLAGPTAPPQGLFLVRIDY from the coding sequence ATGACCGATCGGCTCATCAAACTAATCCTCGAATATGACGGCACCCATTACCACGGATGGCAGATTCAGCCGCACCTGGTCACGATTCAAGGGGTTCTCGAGCAGACCCTCCGGCAGTTAACCGGACATTCGGTCCGCCTGACCGGCGCAGGCCGGACCGACGCCGGCGTGCACGCCCGGGGTCAGGTCGCCCACTTCACCCCGCCGGTCCCTTTCGATCTCAATACCTGGGTTCGCGGACTCAATGGCTTGTTGCCGGAGGACATCGCCGTTCGATCGGCCGAAACGGTTCCTCCCTCTTTCCACGCCCGGTTCTCGGCAAAGAAAAAGAAGTATACCTATTTTATCTACCCGAACCGCCTTCGCTCCCCATTGCATCGACGAACCGCCTGGCATGTCTTCCAACCGCTCGATCTCCTTAAAATACAAGAGGCCGGTCGGCTTCTGCTCGGCCGCCATGACTTTACCTCTTTCTGCGCCGCCAAAAGCGAGGGAGACGATCGCTGGGTCGATTTAGAGACGCTGCAGGTGAAAGAGAGGGAAGATCAGATCGAAATCAATTTCGAGGCCAGCCGCTTTTTGCAGTATATGGTCCGAAACATGGTCGGTCTGCTGGTCGAGGTGGGACGGGGGCGGAGGCGGGTCGAAGAGGTTTCCGCAATCTTAGCGGGGCGCGATCGTCGTCTGGCAGGCCCCACCGCGCCGCCCCAGGGACTCTTTCTGGTTCGAATCGATTATTAA
- a CDS encoding DUF4438 domain-containing protein: MRTNEASLVRFAVQGTVMYPRSYGWEVSRTGQPMMLPSVGGITYNVKVGDSVFGLAGDHIEPAVSFTSDPTKLTQDPNRGFNIFSCIGNEAVIISGDAKGEKGMVTGHHGGVEHVLADFPDHALEKLTHDDKVLIRAFGQGLRLLDYPEVHCFSLDPSLLKKLGLHVAQRGQLEVPVTAIVPGKLMGSGLGHSDVFKGDYDIQTSDMGMIREHRLDRLRFGDIVAILDHDSSFGWSYRTGAVSIGVVVHGDSQLAGHGPGVQTLLSSKEGLFSPVIRSDANIGFYLNVGRWRAAPRRAKKPRD; encoded by the coding sequence ATTCGAACCAATGAGGCATCATTGGTCAGATTCGCCGTTCAGGGAACGGTGATGTATCCGCGGAGCTATGGCTGGGAGGTATCGCGAACCGGCCAGCCGATGATGCTTCCGAGCGTCGGCGGGATCACCTACAATGTGAAGGTCGGCGATTCGGTTTTCGGTCTTGCCGGCGATCATATCGAGCCGGCGGTCTCGTTCACCAGCGATCCGACCAAGCTGACGCAAGATCCGAATCGGGGTTTTAATATCTTCTCCTGTATCGGCAATGAAGCGGTGATCATTTCCGGCGATGCGAAGGGGGAGAAGGGGATGGTCACCGGCCATCACGGCGGGGTCGAACATGTGCTGGCCGATTTTCCGGATCATGCCCTCGAAAAGTTGACGCACGACGATAAGGTGCTCATTCGCGCATTCGGCCAGGGGCTTCGGCTTCTCGATTATCCCGAGGTCCACTGCTTTAGCCTCGACCCGAGCCTACTTAAGAAGCTCGGTCTCCACGTGGCCCAGCGGGGTCAATTGGAAGTTCCCGTCACGGCCATTGTGCCAGGAAAGCTGATGGGCTCGGGACTGGGCCATAGCGACGTCTTTAAAGGGGATTACGACATCCAGACGAGCGACATGGGAATGATTCGAGAGCACCGGCTCGATCGACTTCGATTCGGCGATATCGTGGCGATCTTGGATCATGACAGCTCGTTCGGCTGGAGCTACCGAACGGGCGCGGTCTCCATCGGCGTCGTGGTTCATGGCGACAGTCAGCTGGCAGGTCACGGTCCGGGCGTTCAAACGCTTCTCTCCAGCAAGGAAGGGCTTTTTTCACCGGTCATTCGGTCCGACGCCAACATCGGATTTTATCTCAACGTCGGCCGCTGGAGAGCGGCGCCCCGTCGAGCCAAGAAGCCGCGGGATTAA
- a CDS encoding prolipoprotein diacylglyceryl transferase, whose amino-acid sequence MRYPNLDPVFIRIGPLAFRWYGLMYAISFIAAIFVIRVTAIRKGLKITKEEISDLMLYAAIGVILGGRLGYVLFYNLPFYLENPSKIIAVWEGGMSFHGGLIGVLVAGALFCKRYGYSFYEVADVAILAVPIGLGLGRIGNFINGELYGRPTDVPWCMIFPQGGEVCRHPSQLYQAGLEGIALFAILWLLSYRNLPRGVLFWAFFLFYGLFRFIAEFFRQPDPQLGLILGPFSMGQLLSLPMFLIGAIMAWLQYQKDERDRPLGRSAPRGR is encoded by the coding sequence ATACGTTATCCCAATCTTGACCCGGTCTTCATTCGGATCGGTCCGTTGGCCTTCCGCTGGTATGGGTTGATGTATGCGATCTCCTTTATCGCGGCGATCTTCGTCATTCGGGTGACGGCTATCCGGAAGGGGCTGAAGATCACCAAGGAAGAAATTTCCGATCTGATGCTCTATGCGGCGATCGGCGTTATTTTAGGAGGACGGCTCGGCTATGTTCTCTTTTATAACCTCCCTTTCTATCTTGAGAACCCCTCCAAAATCATCGCCGTCTGGGAAGGGGGAATGTCCTTTCATGGCGGACTGATCGGGGTCTTGGTCGCTGGCGCCCTTTTCTGTAAGCGGTACGGCTATTCGTTTTATGAGGTGGCCGATGTCGCGATCCTGGCCGTCCCGATCGGGCTGGGACTCGGTCGGATCGGCAACTTCATCAACGGCGAGCTTTATGGCCGGCCGACCGATGTTCCTTGGTGTATGATCTTCCCGCAAGGGGGTGAGGTCTGCCGCCATCCTTCTCAGCTTTATCAAGCCGGACTGGAAGGGATTGCTCTCTTTGCCATTCTTTGGCTCTTATCTTATCGTAACCTCCCGCGTGGGGTTCTCTTCTGGGCGTTCTTTCTCTTTTATGGTCTGTTCCGATTTATCGCCGAATTTTTTCGGCAGCCCGATCCGCAACTCGGTTTAATCTTGGGACCCTTCTCCATGGGACAGCTCTTGAGTCTGCCGATGTTTTTGATCGGCGCAATCATGGCATGGCTTCAATATCAAAAGGATGAGCGGGATCGACCGTTGGGCCGATCTGCACCGCGAGGGAGATGA
- a CDS encoding sporulation protein, protein MSIAEELMKTLLEQLKAIASTDTIIGEAFLAGGVSIIPVSRISMGIGVGGGGQSQQNEGVGGGGGVKVEPIAFLVVKDQSVSLMNVGRGKGLDVLYEKLPELIDKMVEKATQKTKKAEPGMAGETTRPSAAGFSPGLQTP, encoded by the coding sequence ATGAGTATCGCGGAAGAGTTGATGAAGACCCTTTTAGAGCAACTGAAGGCGATTGCCAGTACCGATACGATCATCGGCGAGGCGTTTTTGGCCGGCGGGGTGTCCATTATCCCGGTTTCACGTATCTCAATGGGAATCGGCGTCGGCGGCGGCGGACAGTCCCAGCAGAATGAAGGGGTCGGCGGGGGGGGCGGGGTGAAAGTAGAGCCGATCGCTTTCCTGGTGGTCAAGGATCAGAGTGTCTCCCTGATGAACGTCGGCCGCGGTAAGGGGCTGGATGTCCTTTATGAAAAGTTGCCGGAACTGATCGATAAGATGGTTGAGAAGGCGACTCAAAAGACGAAGAAAGCAGAACCGGGGATGGCCGGCGAAACGACGCGTCCTAGCGCCGCCGGCTTTTCCCCCGGTTTACAGACCCCTTAG
- a CDS encoding ribonuclease H-like domain-containing protein — protein MNVVYFDLETQRSAEEVGGWDRKERMGFSFGVTYSTKDQAFRGYEEEDIPELIGVLGDADRIVGYNLLGFDYAVLSAYTDVNLSALPTLDLLVSLRTALGFRPKLDNLASATLNSGKSADGLQAIRWYREGNFANIALYCKEDVRITRDLHLFGFENGFIYYTDRSNQSLRVKVNW, from the coding sequence ATGAATGTCGTCTACTTTGATTTAGAGACACAGAGGAGTGCGGAGGAGGTCGGCGGGTGGGATCGAAAAGAGCGGATGGGTTTCTCTTTCGGCGTCACCTATTCGACAAAAGACCAGGCCTTTCGTGGATACGAAGAAGAGGATATTCCTGAGTTGATCGGCGTCCTGGGTGACGCCGACCGGATCGTCGGCTACAATCTCCTCGGCTTCGACTACGCCGTTCTCTCCGCTTACACCGATGTGAACCTCTCCGCGTTGCCGACGCTCGATCTGTTGGTGTCACTTCGGACCGCCCTGGGGTTTCGTCCAAAACTTGATAACCTGGCATCGGCGACATTAAATTCGGGCAAGAGCGCCGATGGCCTCCAGGCCATCCGATGGTATCGCGAAGGGAACTTTGCCAACATCGCCCTCTATTGCAAGGAGGATGTCAGAATTACGCGGGATCTCCATCTTTTCGGATTTGAGAATGGATTCATCTATTACACCGATCGGTCGAATCAGTCGCTTCGTGTGAAGGTGAATTGGTAA